A window of Ipomoea triloba cultivar NCNSP0323 chromosome 2, ASM357664v1 contains these coding sequences:
- the LOC116008145 gene encoding auxin efflux carrier component 1-like isoform X2: protein MISLADFYHVMTAVVPLYVAMILAYGSVKWWKIFSPDQCSGINRFVALFAVPLLSFHFIAGNDPYTMNLRFILADTLQKLIVLGVLAVWANLSKRGSLEWSITLFSLSTLPNTLVMGIPLLKGMYGAFSGSLMVQIVVLQCIIWYTLMLFLFEFRGARMLISDQFPNTAASIVSIHVDSDVMSLDGRQPLETEAEVKEDGKLHITVRKSNASRSDIFSRRPSNLTNAEIYSLQSSRNPTPRASSFNHTDFYSLVGTGSRNSNFSANDLVYGLSAAASRGPTPRPSNYEEETSGNKPPARFHYPAPNPAMFSPSKTLGIGANANKGEEGGNKDLHMFVWSSSASPVSDVFGGHDYAGAAALDQPPAPKDIRLPFSPVEGHRNNNQESYMEREEFSFGNRDVEMNHEADEKKVGENKVTTKAMPPTSVMTRLILIMVWRKLIRNPNTYSSLFGLTWSLISFRWNVKMPAIIAQSISILSDAGLGMAMFSLAMTHDLCK from the exons ATGATAAGTTTAGCAGATTTCTACCATGTGATGACTGCAGTGGTTCCACTTTATGTGGCCATGATTCTAGCCTATGGGTCTGTGAAGTGGTGGAAGATCTTCTCGCCAGACCAGTGTTCTGGGATCAACCGCTTTGTTGCCCTGTTTGCAGTCCCTCTCCTGTCTTTTCACTTCATAGCAGGCAATGATCCATACACCATGAACTTAAGGTTCATTCTAGCAGACACCCTGCAGAAGCTGATTGTTCTTGGGGTGCTTGCTGTGTGGGCTAATCTGAGCAAGAGGGGGAGTTTGGAGTGGAGTATAACTCTCTTCTCCCTATCAACTTTGCCAAACACTCTTGTTATGGGCATCCCTTTGTTGAAAGGAATGTATGGGGCATTTTCTGGGAGCTTGATGGTTCAGATAGTTGTACTCCAGTGCATCATATGGTACACCTTGATGCTGTTCTTGTTTGAGTTCAGAGGTGCAAGGATGCTGATTTCTGATCAGTTCCCAAACACTGCTGCCTCAATTGTGTCTATCCATGTTGACTCGGATGTGATGTCACTGGACGGAAGGCAACCTTTGGAGACCGAGGCAGAGGTTAAAGAGGACGGCAAGCTTCACATCACTGTGAGAAAATCTAATGCCTCAAGGTCAGATATCTTCTCCAGAAGGCCATCAAACCTCACCAATGCAGAGATTTACTCTCTGCAGTCCTCAAGAAACCCCACCCCCAGAGCCTCCAGTTTCAACCACACAGACTTCTACTCCTTGGTTGGTACTGGCAGCAGGAACTCAAATTTCAGTGCAAACGATCTAGTGTATGGCCTCTCAGCTGCTGCTTCAAGGGGTCCAACCCCAAGGCCTTCAAACTATGAAGAAGAGACTAGTGGGAATAAACCTCCTGCAAGATTCCATTACCCAGCTCCTAACCCAGCCATGTTTTCACCCTCTAAAACACTTGGAATTGGGGCCAATGCCAACAAGGGTGAAGAAGGTGGCAATAAGGATCTTCACATGTTTGTTTGGAGCTCTAGTGCCTCTCCTGTTTCAGATGTCTTTGGAGGACATGACTATGCTGGAGCTGCTGCTTTAGACCAGCCTCCTGCACCCAAAGATATCAGACTACCTTTTTCTCCTG TTGAGGGTCATAGAAACAACAATCAAGAAAGCTACATGGAGAGGGAAGAATTCAGCTTTGGGAATAGAGATGTAGAAATGAACCATGAAGCAGATGAGAAGAAAGTTGGAGAGAACAAGGTGACGACGAAAGCCATGCCTCCCACCAGTGTCATGACTAGGCTTATACTCATCATGGTCTGGAGAAAACTCATCAGAAACCCAAACACTTACTCCAGCTTGTTTGGCCTTACCTGGTCCCTAATCTCATTCAG GTGGAATGTGAAGATGCCTGCTATAATTGCACAGTCCATATCCATCCTGTCAGATGCAGGACTTGGCATGGCAATGTTCAGTCTTg CAATGACACATGATCTATGCAAGTAG
- the LOC116010583 gene encoding protein ROOT HAIR DEFECTIVE 3 homolog 1-like isoform X7, producing the protein MNPVLTLLEVYTHEDDTAFEKQSALFALAISYIVLINMWCHDISHEQVANKPLLKTVFQVMMRLFSLCKTTLLFVIRDKTRTPLENLEPVLREDIQKWL; encoded by the exons ATGAATCCTGTACTGACACTTCTAGAAGTTTACACACATGAG gATGATACGGCATTTGAAAAGCAGAGTGCCTTGTTTGCCCTTGCTATTTCTTATATAGTTTTAATAAACAT GTGGTGTCATGATATTAGCCATGAGCAAGTAGCAAATAAGCCTCTCTTGaaaactgttttccag gTCATGATGAGATTATTTAGTCTCTGTAAAACTACCCTACTATTTGTTATACGTGACAAAACAAGG ACACCCCTTGAAAATTTGGAGCCTGTTTTAAGAGAAGATATTCAGAAG
- the LOC116010585 gene encoding protein ROOT HAIR DEFECTIVE 3-like: MHEVQYYRVYYTIESFCLTKVVIFRWCHDISHEQVANKPLLKTVFQVMMRLFSLCKTTLLFVIRDKTRTPLENLEPVLREDIQKRRAKSVTKQFSDGNRPSLFSLLFFFFVVSTSWSSRPNP, translated from the exons ATGCATGAAGTGCaatattacagagtatattATACAATCGAAAGCTTTTGTCTAACTAAGGTTGTAATATTCAGGTGGTGTCATGATATTAGCCATGAGCAAGTAGCAAATAAGCCTCTCTTGaaaactgttttccag gTCATGATGAGATTATTTAGTCTCTGTAAAACTACCCTACTATTTGTTATACGTGACAAAACAAGG ACACCCCTTGAAAATTTGGAGCCTGTTTTAAGAGAAGATATTCAGAAG CGACGGGCGAAATCCGTCACTAAacagtttagcgacggaaatcgtccgtcgctattttcgcttcttttttttttttttgtagtgagtACATCTTGGTCTTCCCGACCCAATCCTTAG